From Cyprinus carpio isolate SPL01 chromosome A18, ASM1834038v1, whole genome shotgun sequence:
CACTGGAGAAGCTTTGAGCTCTTTTTGGTTGGAGACCTTGATCAAGGAAAGAAATGAGAACAACTGCTGCTGGCTTTAAAACAGAGGGATACAACAGAATATCAAGATAAACAGACTCTACAGTATATTAGTGCGAAGTGGGTTCATGGCTGGCACCTGTGAACTGCACACAGCGCCTggagattagatagatagatagatagatagatagatagatagatagatagatagatagatagatagatagatagatagatagatagatagatagatagatagatagatagatagatttaatttAACTTACAAAACAATaatcatgtaatattttttaaatcattaattataaTTCTGACCCTATAAACATGTCTTTACGCTTTATGTTCTTCCAGTGATGTGTTGACTATTCAATTCTCATTccaattttatttctgaaaattcTTGATGATATGACAGCGTgttcactctctctgtgtgtgtgtgtgtgtgtgtgtgtgtgtgtctgtgtgctcgTGCATAAATGAAAATAGGAATTAAAAAGGTAGAATATTTCAACATTCTTAAAATGAAGTTaaatacactagtcaacatttgaagtggatcaaaacctttcatcaaagttgtcctaaacctaacaccaaaatgcgttcttgtcttggGACAATTTTTAATCTTAGGacaaacttttttgatccacttcaaatgttgactactgtatatatatatatatatcgtatggCTACGTACAGagacatatattaatttatttccatatacGACAATATGGGGATTTTAATAGAGTGGTAAAAGGCTGGCCACCCCTTTCTGAATCCCGGACGCCAAGCAGCTCAATCAATTAAGCGATGAATGCGCAGAGGCTGAGCTCCCCAGTAACGCGTTTCCCAGTACAGCAGCTTCATTAGAAGCCGATCCTCCGCAGATTAACGCAGAGACTCGGGGCTCAGCGCGCCTCTGGATCCAGAGCTTTGTGGGGATGTTCGGCTTCATGCACACCGGGAGCCGCTGATAGCAGTTAAAGCACTTTCGGAAGGTTGGATTATGACCTCAGATCGGACATTAAAGGATCCCGCTGCCTGATGTGTCGTAGTTGTTGTAGCCTTTTATTATCACGAGTATTAAAGGTCCAGTTCAAGTTCTCATAAAACCTTTACAAACATTTAGCCTACCGTTTTCGacgaaagaaacaaagaaagaatgaattaaaatgacaagCTGAAAGCTTCTGTGGTTGCAGATTCCATAggctattcatttttatttagagtaggctaaacaaaaaaaattaaaattaaaattaaaaaaaaaattggtccatGGTAATTTGGCTTCTCTCTCGCGCGCGCGCGGTTTAAACAGATGTGTTTATTTAggtatttacaattatattaaaatgaaagtttataCAAGTGAGCAAATATGTTTCATGATTAACGTCTTATTCTGTGGAACTTTTCATTTGTATGACAAATACAAATGCTTAACCAAACTATGAGCAAGTGAGAACGCTTTCTATAAAGAAcacaaataatgtaataaaacaaaacacacaggaCTGGGAATTAAATAGCCTACTGATGGATGGTAGCTTAAAAAAAGTAAGTGGGATCTGACCTGTTAGACTTGACCTAGATGGTTAGAGTCAGATCACCTGACCATTACAAAAGCAGTTATCACGTGCCAAAAACCAGCTTAACCACCAAGCTGATATGAAAAGAAGTTCTATCAACAAAATGTTAACATAACTTTCAAAAGATTTTACTTCTTTGCAAATCTTTTGAAAAACTGTCCCACTTTATCCTACAGTACATAACTAAGCCTGCATTGGGATCCATACATTATGTAAAGAAGAATAAATATTATGACTATACATGCTTCATTTATGGCGCCTACTATACTCTGAAATCCCTGTTAGAGCTCCAGACCAGTTTACAAAAAATGCTGAATTAAAACAGCGTTAATATGACGTAAAACACATGTAAAGTAGTCCAACAAACAAGTTCAGACAGAAAGAGATCAGTAAAGTGAttttatgaaacaaaatgtttgcacTTGATAATAAAAATGGgcatatttacaaaagtattaaaacaagTTATTGCTCCAAGTCTCGATGAATAATCAATCTCATCCCCAAAAGAGAAATGTAGAAAGTAAACACgcaatctgtaaaaaaaataacacaataaagaccaaaaaaataaaagcacgtttaattaaacattaagcacCCAAAAACTAGTTCtctattttttcaaaataatgagaaatccTGAGAAATTTACCAATTTCTAGGGGGAAAAATCTaaacatattttgtttcttttatgcacgttgttgttgtttcatacaGATGTATTTCTCAAAAaggacatttataaaaaaataaaagttataaacatAGGTGTCCCCCCtgagatgaaaatatatatttaaaacaggcCAGCACATAAGATGGccaatttattacttttttttttttcttgcatctcTACAAACAACTTACAATGCAAATGCCTTAACCTCAGTGTCAAAAATGCAGTACGGTTGtgctattaactttttttttttttttaaacagttaagaTGCAATCcacaaaatagaaaatttaaaaaatcttggaAGATAACAAAAGGTTATAAAAACAgtttgattacaaaaaaaaaaaaaaaaaaagagaactaaaATGCAACTAAAGCTGGCTTTTAAAAGCGTTTCCATCGTCCCTCTCTAGAGTCTCTCCGTCTTTCAGGAGGGTAATTTCTGTTGTGTCCTCCGCTGCGGTCATCATGGTGATAGAGGTCACCGCGCTGGCTGTCGCGCCGATGCCGGTCAGAGTTGTTCCCGCTGTGGCCGTGCCGTTGATCTCTGCCGTGATGGTGGTTATTGTCCTGGTGAGGGTTTCGAGGACCACGCTGGACGGACCGATCCTGTTGCCAGTGATTACTGTCCGCTGGACTGCGCAGTTGCTGCATGCCCTGCTGGAAACCTCCATTGAGCTGGAGCAACTGCTGCATCTGAACCTGCCACATGTTATTCacctattaaacaaaaaaaagaaagaaagaaaaaaaaaagtgagggaTGACTTTAGAGCATATTTTAGACATGACACTGGAACACACAACATCTTAATAATTCAGCcaaagtttgtttcttcatctgagcagatctggagaaatgtagcatcccatcacttgcagtgaatgggtgccgtcagaatgagagtcccaacagctaataaaaacatcaaaataaatccacaccactccagtccatcagttaatgtcttgtgaagcgaaaagctgtgtttgCAAGAAACATATCCATCGTcaggacatttttaactttaaacaattgATTCTGGAAAagatacgagtccataatccataaaaacacttcctccagtggaaggaacaaaaaaaatccatctcttattgtcctctcacatcacaTCCACCCACATAttagtttagaactgtttttgcttataaacagggattgatctgtgcagatttctgtcctgattcagacgagaccactttttcactggaggaagcactATTTTGGATTATGGACTTACCCAGAAACAGCAGtctgaattttaaaaacaatcttaatGATGAATGTGTTTGTTGTTAAAAACTCAAAATCCTAATGgtctggagtgctgtggattattgtgatgttttaatcagctgtttggactctcattctgacggcacccattcactgcagaccatccactgatgagcaagtgatgtaatgctacatttctccacatctgttcaagatacaaactcatcttggatggtctgagggcgagtacattttcagcaaatcttcatttttttaaacttccatTAATGtccatcaacaacaaaaaaaaaaaaaaaaaaatctacttttggTCTGAGATTAATTAATATAGATTTTGAACATAGGAATCCAAGCATGAGCAGAAGTGTTAGTAGAGGTATTCTCACCATTGCCTGTCTCTGCAAACTGTCAGGAGAAGAGAAAGACCTTTGTACATGCTGTGGAGGGGAGTAGGACGGAGAGCCCATCTGCTCTGGGGTTCTGCCAGAATAGAAAAGTACATCAGTTCAGGTTAAAACCCCAGAACCAATACAGTGCACTACCATTCAAGAGGGTGGTGTCAGTgagactttttattattattattgttattttaaagaaattaatacttttattcagcaaggaccatGTTCTGGCCAGGATTTccaaattgcctaaaatgtctaatattaagcagcaactatttacaacatcaataataaaatcAGCAAAGTACAATTTGAACacgttacatttaaaatatatcttcaaatatattatatatattaatttaaattgtaataacattttacagtattactggctttatgtatttttaattaaataaatgcagccttgggtagctgcattt
This genomic window contains:
- the LOC109066173 gene encoding RNA-binding protein 7-like; translation: MGIADEADRTLFVGNLDPHVTEEVIFELFLQAGPLIKVKIPKDNDGKSKQFAFVNFKHEVSVPYALNLLNGIRLYGRQLNIQFRAGSSHINQEGKSPANSKNPSPANTPGHRGGRTPEQMGSPSYSPPQHVQRSFSSPDSLQRQAMVNNMWQVQMQQLLQLNGGFQQGMQQLRSPADSNHWQQDRSVQRGPRNPHQDNNHHHGRDQRHGHSGNNSDRHRRDSQRGDLYHHDDRSGGHNRNYPPERRRDSREGRWKRF